One Ranitomeya imitator isolate aRanImi1 chromosome 1, aRanImi1.pri, whole genome shotgun sequence DNA window includes the following coding sequences:
- the PANK2 gene encoding pantothenate kinase 2, mitochondrial isoform X1, producing MAQNAPDNDEAGGQDSVFRRRISATEAPSASTGASRERLNSMPRPRPRLDSLRKNRPPFPWFGLDIGGTLVKLVYFEPRDITTEEEQEEVESLKSIRKYLMSNVAYGQTGLRDVHLELKDLTLCGRKGNLHFIRFPTQDMSVFILMARDKQFSSLHTSLCATGGGAYKFEEEFLTVGGLQLWKLDELDCLIKGVLFIESVGFNGLSQCFYLENPKDPEKCQKIPYTLENPYPLLLVNIGSGVSILAVYSQNDYKRVSGTSLGGGTFFGLCCLLTGCSTFEEALEMAALGDSTKVDKLVRDIYGGDYERFGLPGYAVASRWDNLQNRQRIKSFFPPCRGGGDLWRIPCPLLNFSSISSFGNMMSKERRDLVSKEDLARATLITITNNIGSLARMCAVNENISRVVFVGNFLRINTISIKLLAYALDYWSKGQLKALFLEHEGYFGAVGALLELLSTT from the exons ATGGCGCAGAACGCTCCCGATAACGATGAGGCGGGAGGACAGGACTCGGTTTTCCGCCGTAGAATCAGCGCCACCGAGGCTCCATCGGCTTCTACCGGAGCTTCCCGGGAACGGCTGAATTCGATGCCCCGGCCTCGACCGCGCCTCGACTCTCTGCGGAAAAACAGGCCGC CCTTCCCTTGGTTTGGCTTGGATATTGGTGGGACGCTGGTCAAACTTGTCTATTTTGAACCCAGAGATATCACAACTGAAGAGGAGCAGGAAGAAGTGGAAAGCCTGAAGAGCATCCGGAAGTATCTCATGTCCAACGTGGCTTATGGGCAAACTGGCTTACGTGACGTCCACCTGGAGCTGAAGGATCTGACCTTGTGTGGTCGGAAGGGAAACCTACACTTCATCCGATTTCCCACCCAGGACATGTCTGTCTTCATCCTCATGGCACGAGATAAGCAGTTTTCTAGCCTTCACACATCCCTATGTGCCACCGGTGGCGGAGCTTACAAGTTCGAAGAGGAGTTCTTAACT GTCGGGGGACTTCAGCTCTGGAAGTTGGATGAACTTGATTGCCTCATTAAAGGCGTCCTGTTTATCGAGTCTGTCGGATTTAATGGATTATCTCAGTGTTTTTACCTGGAAAACCCAAAGGACCCTGAGAAGTGTCAGAAAATCCCTTACACCCTGGAGAACCCTTACCCCCTGCTGCTGGTTAACATTGGGTCTGGCGTCAGTATACTGGCCGTGTACTCCCAGAACGACTACAAACGGGTGTCAGGCACAAG TCTCGGGGGCGGAACGTTCTTTGGCTTGTGCTGCCTTCTGACCGGATGCTCCACCTTCGAAGAGGCTCTAGAAATGGCCGCTCTGGGCGATAGCACTAAAGTGGACAAGCTGGTGCGGGACATCTACGGAGGAGACTACGAGAGATTTGGGCTACCGGGCTACGCAGTGGCCTCCAG gtgggataatttgcaaaatcggcagcgtatcaaatcCTTCTTTCCCCCCTGTAGAGGAGGTGGTGATCTCTGGCGGATCCCGTGTCCCCTCTTAAACTTCTCTTCCATCTCCAGCTTTGGGAATATGATGAGCAAGGAGAGGAGGGATCTGGTGAGCAAAGAAGACCTTGCGCGGGCCACCCTCATCACCATCACCAATAACATTGGCTCCTTGGCGAGGATGTGCGCAGTGAACGAG AACATCAGCCGCGTGGTGTTTGTTGGCAACTTTCTCAGGATTAACACCATTTCCATCAAGCTCTTGGCCTACGCGCTGGACTACTGGTCAAAGGGGCAGCTCAAAGCCCTTTTCCTGGAGCACGAG GGTTACTTCGGAGCAGTCGGGGCATTGCTGGAGTTGCTGAGCACAACCTGA
- the PANK2 gene encoding pantothenate kinase 2, mitochondrial isoform X2: MAQNAPDNDEAGGQDSVFRRRISATEAPSASTGASRERLNSMPRPRPRLDSLRKNRPPFPWFGLDIGGTLVKLVYFEPRDITTEEEQEEVESLKSIRKYLMSNVAYGQTGLRDVHLELKDLTLCGRKGNLHFIRFPTQDMSVFILMARDKQFSSLHTSLCATGGGAYKFEEEFLTVGGLQLWKLDELDCLIKGVLFIESVGFNGLSQCFYLENPKDPEKCQKIPYTLENPYPLLLVNIGSGVSILAVYSQNDYKRVSGTSLGGGTFFGLCCLLTGCSTFEEALEMAALGDSTKVDKLVRDIYGGDYERFGLPGYAVASSFGNMMSKERRDLVSKEDLARATLITITNNIGSLARMCAVNENISRVVFVGNFLRINTISIKLLAYALDYWSKGQLKALFLEHEGYFGAVGALLELLSTT; this comes from the exons ATGGCGCAGAACGCTCCCGATAACGATGAGGCGGGAGGACAGGACTCGGTTTTCCGCCGTAGAATCAGCGCCACCGAGGCTCCATCGGCTTCTACCGGAGCTTCCCGGGAACGGCTGAATTCGATGCCCCGGCCTCGACCGCGCCTCGACTCTCTGCGGAAAAACAGGCCGC CCTTCCCTTGGTTTGGCTTGGATATTGGTGGGACGCTGGTCAAACTTGTCTATTTTGAACCCAGAGATATCACAACTGAAGAGGAGCAGGAAGAAGTGGAAAGCCTGAAGAGCATCCGGAAGTATCTCATGTCCAACGTGGCTTATGGGCAAACTGGCTTACGTGACGTCCACCTGGAGCTGAAGGATCTGACCTTGTGTGGTCGGAAGGGAAACCTACACTTCATCCGATTTCCCACCCAGGACATGTCTGTCTTCATCCTCATGGCACGAGATAAGCAGTTTTCTAGCCTTCACACATCCCTATGTGCCACCGGTGGCGGAGCTTACAAGTTCGAAGAGGAGTTCTTAACT GTCGGGGGACTTCAGCTCTGGAAGTTGGATGAACTTGATTGCCTCATTAAAGGCGTCCTGTTTATCGAGTCTGTCGGATTTAATGGATTATCTCAGTGTTTTTACCTGGAAAACCCAAAGGACCCTGAGAAGTGTCAGAAAATCCCTTACACCCTGGAGAACCCTTACCCCCTGCTGCTGGTTAACATTGGGTCTGGCGTCAGTATACTGGCCGTGTACTCCCAGAACGACTACAAACGGGTGTCAGGCACAAG TCTCGGGGGCGGAACGTTCTTTGGCTTGTGCTGCCTTCTGACCGGATGCTCCACCTTCGAAGAGGCTCTAGAAATGGCCGCTCTGGGCGATAGCACTAAAGTGGACAAGCTGGTGCGGGACATCTACGGAGGAGACTACGAGAGATTTGGGCTACCGGGCTACGCAGTGGCCTCCAG CTTTGGGAATATGATGAGCAAGGAGAGGAGGGATCTGGTGAGCAAAGAAGACCTTGCGCGGGCCACCCTCATCACCATCACCAATAACATTGGCTCCTTGGCGAGGATGTGCGCAGTGAACGAG AACATCAGCCGCGTGGTGTTTGTTGGCAACTTTCTCAGGATTAACACCATTTCCATCAAGCTCTTGGCCTACGCGCTGGACTACTGGTCAAAGGGGCAGCTCAAAGCCCTTTTCCTGGAGCACGAG GGTTACTTCGGAGCAGTCGGGGCATTGCTGGAGTTGCTGAGCACAACCTGA
- the PANK2 gene encoding pantothenate kinase 2, mitochondrial isoform X4, with the protein MSNVAYGQTGLRDVHLELKDLTLCGRKGNLHFIRFPTQDMSVFILMARDKQFSSLHTSLCATGGGAYKFEEEFLTVGGLQLWKLDELDCLIKGVLFIESVGFNGLSQCFYLENPKDPEKCQKIPYTLENPYPLLLVNIGSGVSILAVYSQNDYKRVSGTSLGGGTFFGLCCLLTGCSTFEEALEMAALGDSTKVDKLVRDIYGGDYERFGLPGYAVASSFGNMMSKERRDLVSKEDLARATLITITNNIGSLARMCAVNENISRVVFVGNFLRINTISIKLLAYALDYWSKGQLKALFLEHEGYFGAVGALLELLSTT; encoded by the exons ATGTCCAACGTGGCTTATGGGCAAACTGGCTTACGTGACGTCCACCTGGAGCTGAAGGATCTGACCTTGTGTGGTCGGAAGGGAAACCTACACTTCATCCGATTTCCCACCCAGGACATGTCTGTCTTCATCCTCATGGCACGAGATAAGCAGTTTTCTAGCCTTCACACATCCCTATGTGCCACCGGTGGCGGAGCTTACAAGTTCGAAGAGGAGTTCTTAACT GTCGGGGGACTTCAGCTCTGGAAGTTGGATGAACTTGATTGCCTCATTAAAGGCGTCCTGTTTATCGAGTCTGTCGGATTTAATGGATTATCTCAGTGTTTTTACCTGGAAAACCCAAAGGACCCTGAGAAGTGTCAGAAAATCCCTTACACCCTGGAGAACCCTTACCCCCTGCTGCTGGTTAACATTGGGTCTGGCGTCAGTATACTGGCCGTGTACTCCCAGAACGACTACAAACGGGTGTCAGGCACAAG TCTCGGGGGCGGAACGTTCTTTGGCTTGTGCTGCCTTCTGACCGGATGCTCCACCTTCGAAGAGGCTCTAGAAATGGCCGCTCTGGGCGATAGCACTAAAGTGGACAAGCTGGTGCGGGACATCTACGGAGGAGACTACGAGAGATTTGGGCTACCGGGCTACGCAGTGGCCTCCAG CTTTGGGAATATGATGAGCAAGGAGAGGAGGGATCTGGTGAGCAAAGAAGACCTTGCGCGGGCCACCCTCATCACCATCACCAATAACATTGGCTCCTTGGCGAGGATGTGCGCAGTGAACGAG AACATCAGCCGCGTGGTGTTTGTTGGCAACTTTCTCAGGATTAACACCATTTCCATCAAGCTCTTGGCCTACGCGCTGGACTACTGGTCAAAGGGGCAGCTCAAAGCCCTTTTCCTGGAGCACGAG GGTTACTTCGGAGCAGTCGGGGCATTGCTGGAGTTGCTGAGCACAACCTGA
- the PANK2 gene encoding pantothenate kinase 2, mitochondrial isoform X3: MSNVAYGQTGLRDVHLELKDLTLCGRKGNLHFIRFPTQDMSVFILMARDKQFSSLHTSLCATGGGAYKFEEEFLTVGGLQLWKLDELDCLIKGVLFIESVGFNGLSQCFYLENPKDPEKCQKIPYTLENPYPLLLVNIGSGVSILAVYSQNDYKRVSGTSLGGGTFFGLCCLLTGCSTFEEALEMAALGDSTKVDKLVRDIYGGDYERFGLPGYAVASRWDNLQNRQRIKSFFPPCRGGGDLWRIPCPLLNFSSISSFGNMMSKERRDLVSKEDLARATLITITNNIGSLARMCAVNENISRVVFVGNFLRINTISIKLLAYALDYWSKGQLKALFLEHEGYFGAVGALLELLSTT, translated from the exons ATGTCCAACGTGGCTTATGGGCAAACTGGCTTACGTGACGTCCACCTGGAGCTGAAGGATCTGACCTTGTGTGGTCGGAAGGGAAACCTACACTTCATCCGATTTCCCACCCAGGACATGTCTGTCTTCATCCTCATGGCACGAGATAAGCAGTTTTCTAGCCTTCACACATCCCTATGTGCCACCGGTGGCGGAGCTTACAAGTTCGAAGAGGAGTTCTTAACT GTCGGGGGACTTCAGCTCTGGAAGTTGGATGAACTTGATTGCCTCATTAAAGGCGTCCTGTTTATCGAGTCTGTCGGATTTAATGGATTATCTCAGTGTTTTTACCTGGAAAACCCAAAGGACCCTGAGAAGTGTCAGAAAATCCCTTACACCCTGGAGAACCCTTACCCCCTGCTGCTGGTTAACATTGGGTCTGGCGTCAGTATACTGGCCGTGTACTCCCAGAACGACTACAAACGGGTGTCAGGCACAAG TCTCGGGGGCGGAACGTTCTTTGGCTTGTGCTGCCTTCTGACCGGATGCTCCACCTTCGAAGAGGCTCTAGAAATGGCCGCTCTGGGCGATAGCACTAAAGTGGACAAGCTGGTGCGGGACATCTACGGAGGAGACTACGAGAGATTTGGGCTACCGGGCTACGCAGTGGCCTCCAG gtgggataatttgcaaaatcggcagcgtatcaaatcCTTCTTTCCCCCCTGTAGAGGAGGTGGTGATCTCTGGCGGATCCCGTGTCCCCTCTTAAACTTCTCTTCCATCTCCAGCTTTGGGAATATGATGAGCAAGGAGAGGAGGGATCTGGTGAGCAAAGAAGACCTTGCGCGGGCCACCCTCATCACCATCACCAATAACATTGGCTCCTTGGCGAGGATGTGCGCAGTGAACGAG AACATCAGCCGCGTGGTGTTTGTTGGCAACTTTCTCAGGATTAACACCATTTCCATCAAGCTCTTGGCCTACGCGCTGGACTACTGGTCAAAGGGGCAGCTCAAAGCCCTTTTCCTGGAGCACGAG GGTTACTTCGGAGCAGTCGGGGCATTGCTGGAGTTGCTGAGCACAACCTGA